In one window of Juglans regia cultivar Chandler chromosome 3, Walnut 2.0, whole genome shotgun sequence DNA:
- the LOC108982751 gene encoding katanin p60 ATPase-containing subunit A-like 2 isoform X1 codes for MADEPQLTRWSFLDFKIFYDAKFGRKRLPENGQVADKPPSNGSSSAVTSNGNSHVKNTSDMAIYEQFRGQERSSTHTNGVLSGQTDERPQKSLLPPFESAEMRTLAESLSRDIIRGNPDVKWESIKGLENAKRLLKEAVVMPIKYPKYFTGLLSPWKGILLFGPPGTGKTMLAKAVATECKTTFFNISASSVVSKWRGDSEKLVKVLFDLARHHAPSTIFLDEIDAIISQRGGEGRSEHEASRRLKTELLIQMDGLTRTDELVFVLAATNLPWELDAAMLRRLEKRILVPLPEPEARRSMFEELLPSQPGEEKLPYDLLVERTEGYSGSDIRLLCKEAAMQPLRRIMAVLEEAQELVPEDELPKVGPIGHEDVETALKNTRPSAHLHAHRYEKFNEDYGSQILQ; via the exons ATGGCCGACGAACCTCAACTCACTCGCTGGTCTTTTCtg gattttaaaattttttatgatgccaAGTTTGGTAGAAAGAGGTTGCCGGAAAATGGTCAAGTGGCCGATAAACCGCCGAGTAATGGCAGTTCTTCAGCTGTGACGTCAAATGGGAACTCGCATGTGAAGAACACATCTGATATGGCCATATATGAGCAGTTCCGGGGCCAG GAGAGGAGCTCGACACATACAAATGGAGTTCTGTCTGGTCAAACTGATGAGAGACC GCAGAAGTCTCTTCTCCCTCCCTTTGAGTCTGCAGAAATGCGGACCCTGGCTGAAAGTTTAAGTAG AGATATCATCCGTGGTAATCCAGATGTTAAGTGGGAAAGCATCAAGGGGTTAGAGAATGCCAAACGTTTACTTAAAGAGGCAGTTGTCATGCCGATAAAATATCCCAA GTACTTTACTGGTCTTTTATCACCATGGAAAGGCATTCTCCTTTTTGGCCCTCCAGGGACAGGAAAG ACCATGCTTGCCAAGGCTGTTGCAACTGAGTGCAAGACcacatttttcaatatttcagcATCTTCTGTTGTCAGCAAATGGCGTG GCGACTCAGAGAAGTTAGTTAAGGTGTTATTTGATCTTGCTAGGCACCATGCACCATCAACTATATTTCTTGACGAAATTGATGCTATTATTAGTCAACGTGGTGGTGAAGGACGTAGCGAGCATGAAGCAAGTAGGCGTTTGAAAACTGAGCTGCTCATACAG ATGGATGGTTTAACACGGACAGATGagcttgtttttgttttggctgCAACAAATCTCCCCTGGGAACTAGATGCAGCGATGCTCCGGCGTCTTGAGAAGCGA ATCCTAGTGCCGTTGCCAGAGCCAGAAGCAAGAAGATCCATGTTTGAGGAACTCTTGCCATCACAACCTGGTGAGGAGAAGCTTCCTTATGATTTGTTGGTTGAAAGGACAGAAGGCTATTCAGGTTCAGATATTCGATTACTGTGCAAAGAGGCTGCTATGCAGCCCCTTAGACGCATAATGGCAGTCCTTGAAGAGGCGCAGGAATTAGTGCCTGAGGATG AGTTGCCTAAGGTGGGGCCAATCGGGCATGAAGACGTAGAGACAGCTTTAAAGAACACCAGACCATCTGCTCATCTGCATGCGCACCGTTACGAAAAGTTCAATGAGGATTATGGTAGTCAGATTCTCCAATGA
- the LOC108982753 gene encoding calcyclin-binding protein-like, whose amino-acid sequence MADEIARDLEELHHLQTIAKRPRIVSLISSEIRNLQKLSKEAVSAPPLQIPTPISSAPKVSTDPALKYLTLGSFSWDQDNDKVKIYISLEGVEQEKIETEFKPMSVDAKFHDVQGKNYRCAIAKLNKEIVPDKCKVVVKPTRVIITLFKASKGNWSDLQFKEDKLKPNVDKERDPMAGIMDLMKNMYEEGDDEMKRTIAKAWTDARSGKTADPLKGYP is encoded by the exons ATGGCGGACGAAATCGCGCGGGACTTAGAGGAGCTTCATCACCTCCAAACCATTGCCAAGAGGCCTCGTATTGTATCTCTCATTTCCTCCGAGATTCGCAACCTCCAGAAG CTGTCAAAAGAGGCTGTCTCAGCACCTCCCTTGCAAATTCCAACTCCTATTTCAAGTGCACCTAAGGTGTCAACAGATCCAGCATTGAAGTATCTTACGCTTGGATCATTCAGCTGGGATCAGGACAATGACAAAGTCAAG atatatatatcactaGAGGGAGTTGAGCAGGAAAAAATTGAAACTGAGTTTAAGCCAATGTCTGTTGACGCCAAATTCCATGATGTCCAAGGGAAGAACTACCGATGTGCCATTGCTAAATTAAACAAGGAGATTGTTCCAGATAAGTGTAAGGTGGTAGTTAAGCCTACAAGGGTCATTATCACATTATTCAAAGCTTCAAAGGGGAACTGGTCAGATTTGCAGTTTAAAGAGGACAAG CTGAAACCGAATGTGGACAAAGAACGGGATCCCATGGCTGGAATCATGGATTTAATGAAG AATATGTATGAGGAAGGGGATGACGAAATGAAGCGAACAATTGCAAAAGCATGGACTGATGCGAGGTCTGGCAAAACAGCAGATCCATTGAAGGGGTATCCTTGA
- the LOC108982751 gene encoding katanin p60 ATPase-containing subunit A-like 2 isoform X2 gives MADEPQLTRWSFLFGRKRLPENGQVADKPPSNGSSSAVTSNGNSHVKNTSDMAIYEQFRGQERSSTHTNGVLSGQTDERPQKSLLPPFESAEMRTLAESLSRDIIRGNPDVKWESIKGLENAKRLLKEAVVMPIKYPKYFTGLLSPWKGILLFGPPGTGKTMLAKAVATECKTTFFNISASSVVSKWRGDSEKLVKVLFDLARHHAPSTIFLDEIDAIISQRGGEGRSEHEASRRLKTELLIQMDGLTRTDELVFVLAATNLPWELDAAMLRRLEKRILVPLPEPEARRSMFEELLPSQPGEEKLPYDLLVERTEGYSGSDIRLLCKEAAMQPLRRIMAVLEEAQELVPEDELPKVGPIGHEDVETALKNTRPSAHLHAHRYEKFNEDYGSQILQ, from the exons ATGGCCGACGAACCTCAACTCACTCGCTGGTCTTTTCtg TTTGGTAGAAAGAGGTTGCCGGAAAATGGTCAAGTGGCCGATAAACCGCCGAGTAATGGCAGTTCTTCAGCTGTGACGTCAAATGGGAACTCGCATGTGAAGAACACATCTGATATGGCCATATATGAGCAGTTCCGGGGCCAG GAGAGGAGCTCGACACATACAAATGGAGTTCTGTCTGGTCAAACTGATGAGAGACC GCAGAAGTCTCTTCTCCCTCCCTTTGAGTCTGCAGAAATGCGGACCCTGGCTGAAAGTTTAAGTAG AGATATCATCCGTGGTAATCCAGATGTTAAGTGGGAAAGCATCAAGGGGTTAGAGAATGCCAAACGTTTACTTAAAGAGGCAGTTGTCATGCCGATAAAATATCCCAA GTACTTTACTGGTCTTTTATCACCATGGAAAGGCATTCTCCTTTTTGGCCCTCCAGGGACAGGAAAG ACCATGCTTGCCAAGGCTGTTGCAACTGAGTGCAAGACcacatttttcaatatttcagcATCTTCTGTTGTCAGCAAATGGCGTG GCGACTCAGAGAAGTTAGTTAAGGTGTTATTTGATCTTGCTAGGCACCATGCACCATCAACTATATTTCTTGACGAAATTGATGCTATTATTAGTCAACGTGGTGGTGAAGGACGTAGCGAGCATGAAGCAAGTAGGCGTTTGAAAACTGAGCTGCTCATACAG ATGGATGGTTTAACACGGACAGATGagcttgtttttgttttggctgCAACAAATCTCCCCTGGGAACTAGATGCAGCGATGCTCCGGCGTCTTGAGAAGCGA ATCCTAGTGCCGTTGCCAGAGCCAGAAGCAAGAAGATCCATGTTTGAGGAACTCTTGCCATCACAACCTGGTGAGGAGAAGCTTCCTTATGATTTGTTGGTTGAAAGGACAGAAGGCTATTCAGGTTCAGATATTCGATTACTGTGCAAAGAGGCTGCTATGCAGCCCCTTAGACGCATAATGGCAGTCCTTGAAGAGGCGCAGGAATTAGTGCCTGAGGATG AGTTGCCTAAGGTGGGGCCAATCGGGCATGAAGACGTAGAGACAGCTTTAAAGAACACCAGACCATCTGCTCATCTGCATGCGCACCGTTACGAAAAGTTCAATGAGGATTATGGTAGTCAGATTCTCCAATGA